From the Coriobacteriia bacterium genome, one window contains:
- the tgt gene encoding tRNA guanosine(34) transglycosylase Tgt has translation MAFFDFTVRATDATTAARAGSFVTPHGTVPTPMFMPVGTRATVKGVTPDQLRGIGAHVVLANTYHLFLRPGAEVVRDAGGLHCFMGWDRVILTDSGGFQVFSLADTVKVTDEGVGFRSILDGAKHFWTPEDNMAIQEALGADIIMQLDQCPPYPAEKSFVADAVRRSAEWAERCKIAHTREDQALFGIVQGGVFDDLRAESVARLAEVGFPGYGIGGYSVGEPHDLMLESLAPVTELLPADRPRYLMGVGNPTTMLEAIALGVDLFDCVLPTRTARMGTAFSSEGRMNLRNAKYTRDFGPLDPACSCPVCSTYTRAYLRHLVSSKEMLGSTLLSIHNLHVLIDLARRAREAIESGTYAAFLAAWRSGPGADDY, from the coding sequence ATGGCATTCTTCGACTTCACGGTGAGAGCCACCGACGCCACCACTGCCGCACGCGCGGGTTCCTTCGTGACCCCGCACGGTACCGTTCCGACCCCGATGTTCATGCCGGTCGGGACGCGCGCGACCGTCAAGGGCGTCACCCCCGATCAGCTTCGCGGTATCGGGGCGCACGTGGTGCTGGCGAACACCTACCACCTGTTCCTGCGGCCGGGCGCGGAGGTAGTGCGGGACGCGGGAGGGTTGCACTGCTTCATGGGGTGGGACCGCGTGATCCTCACCGATTCGGGAGGCTTCCAGGTCTTCAGCCTCGCCGACACCGTGAAGGTCACCGACGAGGGCGTTGGCTTCCGTTCGATCCTCGACGGCGCCAAGCATTTCTGGACCCCCGAGGACAACATGGCGATCCAGGAGGCGCTCGGCGCTGACATCATCATGCAGCTCGACCAATGCCCCCCGTACCCTGCCGAGAAGTCGTTCGTGGCCGACGCGGTCCGCCGTTCGGCCGAGTGGGCGGAGCGGTGCAAGATAGCGCACACCCGGGAAGACCAGGCGCTGTTCGGCATCGTGCAGGGCGGCGTCTTCGACGACCTCCGGGCCGAGAGCGTGGCGCGTCTGGCCGAGGTCGGCTTTCCGGGCTACGGCATCGGGGGCTACTCGGTGGGGGAGCCGCACGACCTCATGCTGGAAAGCCTGGCTCCCGTGACCGAGTTGCTGCCGGCCGACCGGCCGCGCTATCTGATGGGAGTGGGCAACCCCACGACCATGCTCGAGGCCATCGCGCTCGGCGTGGACCTCTTCGACTGTGTGCTGCCCACGCGTACCGCGCGGATGGGGACCGCGTTCTCCTCGGAGGGGCGGATGAACCTCCGGAACGCGAAGTACACGCGGGACTTCGGTCCGCTCGATCCGGCGTGCTCGTGCCCGGTCTGCAGCACGTACACGCGTGCGTACCTCAGGCACCTCGTCTCCTCGAAAGAGATGCTCGGCTCCACGCTGCTCTCCATACACAACCTGCATGTTCTGATCGATCTGGCGCGCCGTGCGCGCGAGGCGATCGAGTCGGGCACGTATGCGGCGTTTCTTGCCGCATGGAGGAGTGGCCCGGGCGCCGACGACTACTGA
- a CDS encoding epoxyqueuosine reductase QueH, which yields MKVLLHACCGPCLLEPYDALAADHDVTVVYANPNIHPAEEYARRRDTLLAYTDEAGITVVELPYEPEDWAEATAGLKRPERCHACYALRIGMAAAEAARCGCDAVATTLTVSPYQDPDAIRAMGEQACAAEGVAFLVTDFRERYPEATRRSRALGMYRQNYCGCAPSMAEAEAERAERREARRKR from the coding sequence GTGAAGGTCCTGCTTCACGCGTGCTGTGGACCGTGCCTGCTCGAGCCGTACGATGCGCTCGCGGCCGACCACGACGTCACGGTGGTATACGCGAACCCGAACATCCACCCCGCCGAGGAGTATGCACGCCGCCGGGACACGCTGCTCGCGTACACCGACGAGGCGGGCATCACCGTGGTCGAGCTGCCGTACGAGCCCGAGGACTGGGCGGAGGCGACGGCCGGACTGAAGCGACCCGAGCGCTGTCATGCGTGCTATGCCCTACGCATCGGCATGGCGGCGGCCGAGGCCGCGCGCTGCGGATGCGACGCGGTAGCAACGACGCTGACCGTGAGCCCTTACCAGGACCCGGACGCTATCCGGGCGATGGGCGAGCAGGCGTGCGCGGCCGAAGGGGTGGCGTTTCTCGTGACCGACTTTCGCGAGCGGTACCCGGAGGCGACGCGACGCTCGCGCGCCCTCGGCATGTATCGCCAGAACTACTGCGGGTGTGCTCCCAGCATGGCCGAAGCCGAGGCGGAGCGCGCCGAGCGTCGGGAAGCGCGCCGGAAGCGCTAG
- a CDS encoding TMEM165/GDT1 family protein has translation MGAAFLIAFILVGLAELGDKSQLLLLGFAVKYRPLKVVLGAAIAIAILQAVSVALGQAVGALLPVRVIAVAAGVLFVVFGVVTWRGADRDEAEEEGARKLALGPVLTVAAALLLAEFGDKTQLMTVSIAADPAAALRTLGAVADGIAAPEAGTMSTALGVWLGSALGFLAADALAIVVGAVLGAKLPRRTIARFSGVIFVLFGLVTLASAFVG, from the coding sequence GTGGGCGCCGCCTTCCTCATCGCGTTCATCCTGGTGGGCCTCGCCGAGTTAGGCGACAAGAGCCAGCTCCTTCTCCTCGGGTTCGCTGTGAAGTACCGCCCGCTCAAGGTGGTGCTCGGCGCTGCCATCGCGATCGCGATCCTGCAGGCTGTGAGCGTGGCGCTCGGCCAGGCAGTGGGCGCGCTGCTGCCCGTGCGGGTCATCGCCGTCGCGGCGGGCGTGCTGTTCGTGGTCTTCGGTGTTGTCACATGGCGGGGCGCCGACAGGGACGAAGCCGAGGAGGAGGGCGCGCGCAAGCTGGCGCTGGGGCCGGTCCTCACGGTTGCCGCCGCGCTGCTGCTGGCCGAGTTCGGCGACAAGACCCAGCTCATGACGGTCTCGATCGCCGCCGATCCGGCCGCTGCCCTCCGAACGCTCGGTGCGGTCGCTGACGGCATCGCCGCGCCGGAGGCCGGTACGATGTCGACCGCCCTTGGCGTGTGGCTCGGTTCGGCACTCGGCTTTCTGGCGGCCGACGCGCTGGCCATCGTGGTCGGCGCCGTGCTCGGCGCGAAGCTGCCGCGGCGGACGATCGCACGGTTCTCAGGCGTCATCTTCGTGCTGTTCGGCCTGGTCACGCTCGCCTCGGCGTTCGTCGGCTGA
- a CDS encoding RNA polymerase sigma factor, whose translation MVTHEMSDLELAQAAARGEEAAFSSIIRGNADAVYGHALRFFGDPHAAEDATQEVFIKVFRTIGSYDGRSRLSTWLYRVTHNACLDMARSGRRIPQPVDPVTFEPIPAADFADDVVFAGALEAAMATLAPEDRDALGAVTLFGLSYQEAASALDVPVGTVKSRVFRARRALAAVLFAPEGGVEHELSAGM comes from the coding sequence TTGGTCACTCACGAGATGAGCGACCTTGAGCTGGCGCAGGCGGCGGCGCGCGGAGAAGAGGCGGCGTTCTCCTCGATCATCCGCGGGAACGCCGACGCTGTGTACGGTCATGCGCTGCGTTTCTTCGGCGATCCGCATGCCGCGGAGGACGCGACGCAGGAGGTGTTCATCAAGGTGTTCCGCACCATCGGCAGCTACGACGGACGCTCCCGGTTGAGCACGTGGCTCTACCGCGTGACGCACAATGCGTGCCTCGACATGGCGCGCAGCGGCCGCCGCATACCGCAGCCGGTGGATCCCGTGACCTTCGAGCCGATTCCGGCCGCCGACTTCGCCGACGACGTGGTCTTCGCAGGCGCGCTCGAGGCTGCGATGGCGACGCTCGCTCCCGAAGATCGTGACGCACTCGGCGCCGTGACGCTCTTCGGCCTGTCATACCAGGAGGCCGCATCGGCGCTCGATGTCCCCGTCGGCACCGTCAAGTCCCGCGTCTTCCGCGCACGCCGTGCGCTCGCCGCAGTCCTCTTCGCCCCGGAGGGAGGTGTCGAGCATGAACTGTCCGCAGGTATGTGA
- a CDS encoding desulfoferrodoxin family protein, protein MSDAPILGPLNLVDDLASAGDFEKKHTPHIDVDEVDEGLLVTITVGWNVPHPNQPDHYITWIELLAGEAPIAHFELSPIATAPVVSVVVNVDPGTVLRAIEHCNLHGLWAADITV, encoded by the coding sequence ATGTCCGATGCACCGATCTTGGGTCCGCTCAATCTGGTCGACGACCTGGCCTCCGCTGGCGACTTCGAGAAGAAGCACACGCCGCATATCGACGTCGACGAGGTGGATGAGGGCCTGCTCGTGACCATCACGGTCGGGTGGAACGTTCCGCATCCCAACCAGCCGGATCACTACATCACCTGGATCGAACTGCTCGCCGGCGAAGCGCCGATCGCGCACTTCGAGCTCTCCCCGATCGCCACCGCCCCGGTCGTCTCGGTCGTGGTCAACGTCGATCCAGGGACGGTTCTCCGGGCGATCGAGCACTGCAACCTGCACGGTCTGTGGGCAGCCGACATCACGGTGTGA
- a CDS encoding M48 family metalloprotease, which yields MGGDSPSDGATRPLRFRPQPLWVRVDRNRAKLASFVMFFVSGSALLLTAALVAVPGTLIGLAFASDQTLTSGWYWRDFGVTLLASLGILLAVGAIGAGVQLANAEDWVRNRFKGVQVAPGTHPALERAVGDMAIAAGLSQAPGIVVLDTPAVNAYALGTARSRAVIGVTSGLLSAMPEAEQRAVAAALIARVVSGDILFATALAALMGPLKAIRGSGKAIASGGCASGGCADGGCASGGCGDALAGDGCSGLSDGCGCLSSGLDDADSAGGCLAVIGIGVFMAIVAAITYAAVVGAAWMVTLWGRLLHRTAYEKADAEGMLFLKDPQPMLAALQRAISSDTTISDGDPSYDGIFYTPTSGTTRVERAESRRLRRLAEVLGVEGAMAMSGAGGPSQGRG from the coding sequence ATGGGCGGGGACTCGCCGTCTGACGGGGCGACGCGGCCACTGCGCTTCCGGCCGCAGCCGCTCTGGGTGCGGGTGGATCGCAACCGGGCGAAGCTTGCCTCGTTCGTGATGTTCTTCGTATCCGGCTCGGCACTTCTACTCACCGCTGCGCTCGTGGCGGTTCCCGGTACGCTCATCGGGCTCGCATTCGCCTCCGATCAGACCCTCACCAGCGGCTGGTACTGGCGGGACTTCGGCGTGACGCTCTTGGCGTCGCTCGGCATCCTGCTTGCTGTGGGCGCGATCGGCGCCGGCGTGCAGCTGGCCAATGCCGAGGACTGGGTGCGCAACCGCTTCAAGGGCGTTCAGGTCGCTCCGGGCACCCATCCCGCCCTCGAGCGTGCAGTGGGCGACATGGCGATCGCAGCCGGGCTTTCGCAGGCGCCGGGGATCGTGGTGCTCGATACGCCGGCAGTGAACGCGTATGCGCTCGGCACTGCGCGGTCCCGCGCGGTCATCGGCGTGACGAGCGGCCTGCTGTCCGCGATGCCCGAAGCCGAGCAGCGCGCGGTAGCGGCGGCGCTTATCGCGCGCGTCGTCTCGGGCGACATCCTCTTCGCGACCGCGCTTGCAGCGCTCATGGGTCCACTCAAGGCGATCCGCGGGTCGGGCAAGGCGATCGCCTCTGGCGGCTGTGCGAGTGGCGGCTGTGCGGACGGCGGCTGTGCGAGCGGCGGCTGCGGGGATGCGCTTGCAGGCGACGGATGCAGCGGCCTGTCAGACGGCTGCGGCTGCCTGTCCAGCGGCCTCGACGACGCCGACTCGGCAGGTGGCTGTCTCGCCGTTATCGGCATCGGCGTGTTCATGGCGATCGTCGCGGCTATCACGTACGCGGCGGTCGTGGGCGCTGCCTGGATGGTCACCCTGTGGGGCAGGCTGCTCCACCGCACGGCATACGAGAAGGCCGATGCCGAGGGCATGCTGTTTCTCAAGGACCCGCAGCCGATGCTGGCGGCGCTTCAGCGCGCGATTTCGAGCGATACGACCATCTCAGACGGCGACCCGTCGTACGATGGCATTTTCTACACGCCTACGAGCGGTACCACACGGGTGGAGCGCGCCGAGTCTCGTCGGCTGCGCCGTCTGGCCGAAGTGCTGGGCGTCGAAGGCGCAATGGCCATGAGCGGCGCGGGAGGCCCGTCGCAGGGGAGAGGGTGA
- a CDS encoding isochorismatase family protein: protein MTSPMTISAAEAVLVLVDMQCSLADVMERRDPVVATAALLLRAAGILGIPVLVTRQYPHGLGDTVPEIREALGAHEPVDKLAFSCLAEPEFAARLEALGRRHVVLAGMETHICITQTALALVAEGYAASVVADAVCSRRRADHEVALARLRSAGVDVTVAESVIYEALESAGTPGFRQVLKLVTAHPLNE from the coding sequence GTGACATCGCCGATGACCATCAGCGCAGCCGAGGCGGTCCTCGTGCTCGTGGACATGCAGTGCTCGCTCGCCGATGTGATGGAGCGTCGCGACCCGGTGGTGGCGACCGCGGCGCTTCTGTTGCGCGCAGCGGGGATCCTCGGCATTCCGGTCCTGGTGACGCGGCAGTACCCGCACGGGCTGGGGGACACGGTCCCGGAGATCCGCGAGGCGCTCGGCGCGCACGAGCCGGTCGACAAGCTTGCGTTCTCCTGCCTGGCCGAGCCGGAATTCGCAGCACGGCTCGAGGCGCTCGGTCGCCGGCACGTCGTCCTTGCGGGCATGGAGACGCACATCTGCATCACGCAGACCGCACTCGCGCTCGTTGCCGAGGGGTACGCGGCGAGCGTCGTCGCGGACGCCGTGTGCTCGAGGCGCCGCGCCGACCACGAGGTCGCACTCGCGCGCCTGCGATCAGCGGGTGTTGATGTCACGGTGGCCGAGTCCGTCATCTACGAGGCGCTCGAGAGTGCCGGCACGCCCGGATTCCGACAGGTGCTCAAGCTGGTCACAGCACACCCGCTCAACGAGTGA
- the queA gene encoding tRNA preQ1(34) S-adenosylmethionine ribosyltransferase-isomerase QueA: MKTDDFEYELPSGLIAQHPAEPRDACRLMVVERTSGQIDHRSFRDVLEYLEPGDVLVVNETRVLPARLHGAKDETGGVVEVLLLRRAYGDSWECLVKPGRRLKPGARITFGAGELTGLVVDVIEESGARLIQFHTTAGTFLDAVHRLGELPLPPYITEPLHDPSEYQTVYAAEEHSVAAPTAGLHFTTEILDEAQRAGVHIATVELDVGLDTFRPVSEDDPTQHPIHTEHYRVPATAADAINDARARGSRVICVGTTSVRAVESAFNEETGLVEASEGSTDLYILPGFRFGVADALITNFHIPRSTLLMMVSAFAGRDLVMHAYDIARTERYRFLSFGDAMLIL; the protein is encoded by the coding sequence GTGAAGACCGACGATTTCGAGTACGAGCTGCCGAGCGGGCTCATCGCCCAGCATCCGGCCGAACCGCGCGACGCGTGTCGTCTCATGGTGGTCGAACGCACGAGCGGGCAGATCGATCACCGCTCGTTCCGCGACGTGCTGGAGTACCTCGAGCCCGGCGACGTGCTTGTGGTGAACGAGACCCGGGTGCTCCCGGCCCGGCTCCACGGCGCGAAGGATGAGACCGGCGGCGTCGTGGAGGTCCTGTTGCTGAGACGGGCCTACGGCGACAGCTGGGAGTGCCTGGTCAAGCCCGGGAGGCGCCTCAAGCCCGGTGCGCGCATCACCTTCGGTGCTGGAGAGCTCACCGGTCTTGTGGTGGACGTGATCGAAGAGTCGGGCGCCCGCCTCATCCAGTTCCACACGACCGCGGGTACCTTCCTCGACGCCGTCCATCGGCTCGGCGAACTTCCGCTTCCGCCCTACATCACCGAGCCGCTGCACGACCCCTCGGAGTATCAGACCGTCTACGCGGCCGAGGAGCACAGCGTCGCGGCGCCGACGGCCGGACTGCACTTCACCACCGAGATCCTTGACGAGGCGCAGCGAGCGGGCGTGCACATCGCCACCGTGGAGCTCGATGTCGGGCTCGATACGTTCAGGCCCGTTTCCGAGGACGATCCCACGCAGCACCCGATCCACACCGAGCACTACCGCGTTCCGGCGACGGCGGCCGATGCGATCAACGACGCACGTGCGCGCGGGAGCCGCGTGATCTGCGTCGGCACGACATCCGTGCGCGCGGTGGAGAGCGCGTTCAACGAGGAGACGGGTCTGGTGGAGGCGTCCGAAGGTTCGACCGACCTCTACATCCTGCCCGGCTTCCGCTTCGGCGTGGCCGACGCACTCATCACGAACTTCCACATCCCGCGCTCGACGCTGCTGATGATGGTGAGCGCGTTCGCCGGCCGGGACCTCGTGATGCATGCCTACGACATCGCCCGCACCGAGCGCTACCGGTTCCTGTCCTTCGGCGACGCGATGCTCATCCTCTAG
- the folD gene encoding bifunctional methylenetetrahydrofolate dehydrogenase/methenyltetrahydrofolate cyclohydrolase FolD, which produces MATIIDGLAVAASVRERAAEGARALKASGVTPCLGVVLVGDDPASASYVRMKERDCAAVGIESRDHRLPEATSQSEVEGLVAALNADESVHGILVQLPLPAHLDAEAVLARIAPAKDVDGLHPESLGRLVRGLAGFRACTPAGVMEMLRAYDIDPSGMRAVVVGRSSIVGKPMALLLLEANATVTVCHSRTRDLPAVCREADLLVAAIGCPKMIDASYVKPGAVVIDVGINRTDEGMVGDVDFASVEPIASAITPVPGGVGPMTRAMLMVNTIAAAEAASRA; this is translated from the coding sequence ATGGCGACGATCATCGATGGGCTGGCGGTTGCTGCATCCGTGCGTGAGCGTGCGGCGGAGGGTGCGCGGGCGCTTAAGGCCAGCGGCGTGACGCCGTGCCTCGGGGTGGTCCTTGTGGGCGACGACCCCGCCTCGGCATCGTACGTACGGATGAAGGAGCGCGACTGCGCTGCGGTGGGAATCGAGAGTCGCGACCATCGTCTGCCCGAGGCGACCTCGCAGTCCGAGGTCGAGGGCCTCGTGGCTGCGCTCAACGCGGACGAATCCGTGCACGGGATACTCGTGCAACTGCCGCTTCCCGCACACCTGGATGCCGAGGCGGTGCTCGCGCGTATCGCGCCCGCCAAGGACGTCGATGGATTGCATCCCGAGAGCCTGGGTCGGCTGGTCCGCGGGCTGGCTGGCTTTCGCGCGTGCACGCCCGCAGGCGTGATGGAGATGCTGCGTGCCTACGACATCGACCCTTCCGGCATGCGTGCAGTGGTCGTCGGGCGATCCAGCATCGTCGGCAAGCCCATGGCGTTGCTCCTGCTCGAGGCGAACGCGACCGTCACCGTCTGCCACTCCCGAACACGCGATCTGCCCGCTGTCTGCCGCGAGGCCGACCTGCTGGTGGCCGCGATCGGGTGTCCGAAGATGATCGACGCTTCATACGTCAAGCCGGGCGCCGTGGTCATCGATGTGGGCATCAACCGCACCGACGAGGGCATGGTCGGCGACGTTGACTTTGCGAGCGTCGAGCCGATCGCCTCGGCGATCACGCCGGTCCCCGGCGGGGTGGGGCCGATGACCCGCGCGATGCTCATGGTGAACACGATCGCCGCTGCCGAGGCGGCCTCGCGCGCCTGA